The Aequorivita sublithincola DSM 14238 genome window below encodes:
- the guaB gene encoding IMP dehydrogenase → MTAHDNKILGEGLTYDDVLLVPAYSEVLPREVSIATKFSRNITLNVPIVSAAMDTVTESAMAIAIAREGGIGVLHKNMSIEQQAAEVRKVKRAESGMIIDPITLHKENTVGDAQKTMREYSIGGIPITDNNGKLIGIVTNRDLRFEKDLKRPLSEVMTSENLVTVAQGTSLKEAEIILQKNKIEKLPVVSDQGKLLGLITFRDITKLTQKPIANKDKYGRLCVAAALGVTPDALERAEALVNAQVDAVIIDTAHGHTKGVVDVLKKVKEKFPNLDVIVGNIATAAAAIYLVEAGADAVKVGIGPGSICTTRVVAGVGFPQFSAVLEVAAALKGSGVPVIADGGIRYTGDIPKAIAAGADCVMLGSLLAGTKESPGHTIIYEGRKYKSYRGMGSVEAMKEGSKDRYFQDVEDDIKKLVPEGIVGRVPYKGELVESMTQFIGGLRAGMGYCGAKDIETLKETGQFVKITASGINESHPHDVTITNESPNYSR, encoded by the coding sequence ATGACCGCACACGACAACAAAATTCTAGGAGAGGGCCTTACTTACGACGACGTACTTTTAGTACCCGCCTATTCCGAAGTTTTACCACGCGAAGTTTCTATCGCCACCAAATTTTCACGAAATATTACATTGAACGTTCCTATTGTTTCCGCAGCAATGGATACCGTTACCGAAAGTGCTATGGCTATTGCCATTGCTCGCGAAGGCGGTATTGGCGTGCTTCATAAAAACATGAGCATTGAGCAGCAGGCTGCCGAAGTGCGAAAAGTAAAACGTGCCGAAAGCGGAATGATTATAGATCCAATTACGCTTCATAAGGAAAATACCGTTGGTGACGCACAAAAAACAATGCGCGAATACAGTATAGGTGGAATCCCAATCACAGATAATAATGGAAAGCTAATAGGAATTGTTACCAACCGCGATCTTCGTTTTGAAAAAGATTTAAAACGTCCTTTGAGCGAAGTAATGACTTCAGAAAATTTAGTTACCGTAGCGCAAGGCACCTCTTTAAAGGAGGCCGAAATAATTCTTCAGAAAAATAAAATTGAAAAACTACCCGTAGTAAGCGACCAAGGAAAACTTCTTGGCCTTATTACCTTTAGAGATATTACAAAACTAACGCAGAAACCCATTGCCAATAAAGATAAATATGGAAGACTTTGCGTAGCCGCAGCACTTGGAGTAACTCCGGATGCATTAGAAAGAGCGGAAGCTTTGGTAAACGCGCAGGTTGATGCAGTGATTATTGACACAGCCCACGGCCACACAAAAGGCGTTGTAGATGTTTTGAAAAAAGTGAAAGAAAAATTTCCAAACCTTGACGTAATTGTTGGAAATATAGCCACTGCCGCTGCCGCAATTTATTTAGTTGAAGCTGGAGCCGATGCAGTAAAAGTGGGTATTGGACCAGGTTCCATCTGTACCACCCGAGTAGTTGCAGGCGTTGGTTTTCCACAATTTTCAGCGGTGTTGGAAGTTGCAGCTGCCTTAAAAGGAAGCGGAGTTCCCGTTATTGCTGATGGTGGAATTCGTTACACTGGCGACATCCCAAAAGCAATTGCAGCTGGAGCGGATTGTGTTATGCTCGGTTCATTATTGGCTGGAACTAAGGAATCTCCTGGACACACTATTATTTATGAAGGAAGAAAATATAAATCTTACAGAGGAATGGGCTCGGTTGAAGCTATGAAGGAAGGTTCTAAAGATCGTTATTTTCAGGATGTTGAAGACGACATTAAAAAATTGGTTCCCGAAGGAATCGTGGGTCGCGTACCGTACAAAGGTGAATTGGTTGAAAGTATGACTCAATTTATCGGCGGACTTCGCGCGGGAATGGGCTATTGTGGCGCCAAGGATATTGAAACCTTAAAAGAAACTGGCCAGTTTGTAAAAATAACAGCATCAGGTATTAATGAGAGTCATCCGCACGATGTTACCATTACAAACGAATCGCCGAATTATAGTAGATAA
- a CDS encoding heme-binding domain-containing protein → MMIKKGVKILLVLGLAALVAIQFIRPEKNNDGYKSVAAFEAETKPSEQVASILKESCYDCHSNQTRYPWYAELAPFSLWLNDHIIDGKKHFNVSAWSEYTVKKKEHKLEELVEMVENEEMPLRSYAFVHGNISEDDRKLLLQWAGLVRLQYKHQLEVSSR, encoded by the coding sequence ATGATGATTAAAAAAGGTGTAAAGATTTTACTTGTTTTGGGACTGGCTGCATTAGTGGCCATTCAGTTTATACGTCCGGAAAAAAATAACGATGGTTATAAAAGTGTTGCTGCTTTTGAAGCTGAAACCAAACCTTCTGAACAAGTAGCATCAATTTTAAAGGAAAGCTGTTACGATTGTCATAGCAATCAAACCCGTTATCCTTGGTATGCCGAATTAGCGCCATTCTCACTTTGGCTTAATGATCATATTATAGATGGAAAAAAACATTTTAATGTTTCCGCTTGGTCAGAGTACACCGTTAAAAAGAAAGAACACAAGCTTGAAGAACTAGTTGAAATGGTAGAAAATGAAGAAATGCCACTAAGATCTTACGCCTTTGTTCACGGCAATATTTCTGAAGACGATAGGAAATTGCTACTTCAATGGGCAGGACTGGTTAGACTTCAATATAAGCATCAGTTGGAGGTTTCTTCAAGATAA
- a CDS encoding bifunctional metallophosphatase/5'-nucleotidase has product MRKFLLLAIAGCFFSSCEILQFAPEDPIKGAGAVTLKFVQMNDVYEIASLNGGEYGGLARVAHIRDSIKEKFPNTYLFMAGDFLNPSLLGTLKVDGERINGKQMIEVLNAMQIDLVTFGNHEFDLSEKELQNRLNESNFTWTTANVRHVTEKGILPFSTKWDYSNVPTSDFSTFNAIDADGNKMKFGVFGVTLPSNPKDYVYYGDIYENAKRAYDLAIQKSDFVVGLTHVAVEEDMEIARQNRSLPLIMGGHEHYNMLEKEGRTIIAKADANAKSIYVHTLIYNLRTKYLHINSELMMVTDKIASSAKVERVVNKWTELLDQKLKEVVENPNEVIYHASTPLDGTDKANRSKQTNLGEIIARSMAYSYNDKIDGAIVNGGSIRIDDRLVGDITSTDIFRVLPFGGTVLRMDLKGRLLTEILNYGNNQSGTGAYLQRFNFSQDSDGSWSTNGNIILDNRKYSIAISDFLLKGLDIPFLTPENKDIIKIYTPKESETASDIRKAIIFYLNSLKK; this is encoded by the coding sequence ATGAGAAAATTTTTACTTTTAGCTATTGCGGGATGTTTTTTTTCCAGTTGCGAAATACTTCAATTCGCTCCCGAAGACCCAATAAAAGGGGCAGGTGCAGTGACACTTAAGTTTGTTCAAATGAACGATGTTTATGAAATAGCGTCTTTAAATGGCGGAGAATACGGTGGGCTCGCACGCGTGGCACATATCCGTGATTCTATTAAGGAAAAGTTTCCAAACACCTATTTGTTTATGGCTGGAGATTTTTTAAACCCTTCCTTGCTAGGTACACTGAAAGTAGATGGGGAACGGATCAACGGTAAGCAAATGATTGAAGTGTTAAACGCTATGCAAATAGATCTTGTTACATTCGGAAATCATGAGTTTGACCTGAGTGAAAAGGAGTTACAAAATAGGTTGAACGAATCAAATTTTACTTGGACTACTGCAAATGTGCGTCACGTAACAGAAAAAGGGATTTTACCTTTTAGTACAAAATGGGATTATTCCAACGTTCCCACTTCAGATTTCTCCACTTTTAATGCTATTGATGCAGATGGTAATAAAATGAAATTTGGGGTATTTGGTGTTACCTTACCTTCTAACCCAAAAGATTACGTGTATTATGGCGATATATACGAGAATGCTAAACGCGCATATGATTTGGCTATTCAAAAATCAGATTTTGTTGTAGGATTAACACACGTCGCTGTTGAAGAGGACATGGAAATAGCAAGACAAAATCGTTCTCTTCCATTAATAATGGGAGGCCACGAGCATTATAACATGCTAGAAAAAGAAGGTAGAACTATTATCGCCAAAGCAGATGCTAATGCAAAAAGTATCTATGTACATACTCTTATCTATAATTTGCGCACCAAGTACCTTCATATTAATTCTGAATTAATGATGGTTACTGATAAAATTGCCTCTTCAGCTAAAGTAGAGCGCGTTGTCAATAAATGGACAGAGCTATTGGACCAAAAACTAAAAGAAGTAGTTGAAAATCCCAATGAAGTTATTTATCACGCGAGCACTCCTTTGGATGGCACAGATAAAGCAAACCGTAGCAAGCAAACCAATTTAGGCGAAATAATAGCTCGTTCTATGGCTTATTCATATAATGATAAGATAGATGGGGCTATTGTGAATGGTGGATCGATAAGAATAGATGACAGATTGGTGGGCGATATAACTAGTACGGATATTTTTAGAGTATTACCCTTTGGTGGGACTGTTTTGAGAATGGATTTAAAAGGGAGGCTGCTAACTGAAATTCTCAATTACGGAAATAATCAGAGTGGAACTGGAGCATATTTACAACGTTTCAACTTTTCTCAGGATTCTGATGGATCTTGGTCTACCAATGGAAATATAATATTGGATAACAGAAAGTATTCCATAGCAATCAGTGACTTTTTGCTTAAAGGATTAGACATCCCATTTCTAACGCCTGAAAATAAAGATATTATCAAAATTTATACACCAAAAGAATCTGAAACTGCTTCAGATATTCGGAAAGCAATCATTTTCTATTTAAATTCGCTGAAAAAATAA
- a CDS encoding hydroxymethylglutaryl-CoA lyase, which produces MQQVKIIECPRDAMQGIKEWIPTEQKVQYLQSLLRCGFDTIDFGSFVSPKAIPQMQDTAEVLSKLDLSATNSKLLAIIANLRGAEDAVKHPEIDYLGYPFSISENFQMRNTHKTIAESLVLLQEILNLAHKNNKEVVAYLSMGFGNPYGDPWNVEIVGEWTEKLSAMGVKILSLSDTVGSSTPDIISYLFSNLIPKYPHIEFGAHLHTTPNAWHEKVDAAYKAGCRRFDGAIQGFGGCPMAKDELTGNMPTEKMLSYFTAEKISCNINPMSFESAHNEATKIFTKYH; this is translated from the coding sequence ATGCAGCAAGTAAAAATAATAGAATGTCCGCGCGATGCTATGCAAGGCATCAAAGAATGGATTCCCACCGAGCAAAAAGTGCAGTATTTGCAGTCACTTTTGCGCTGTGGTTTTGACACAATTGATTTTGGAAGTTTCGTCTCGCCAAAAGCAATTCCACAAATGCAGGACACCGCAGAAGTACTTTCAAAACTGGATCTTTCCGCTACAAATAGTAAATTGCTTGCTATTATTGCAAACCTTCGCGGTGCGGAAGATGCTGTAAAACATCCAGAAATTGATTATTTAGGCTACCCGTTTTCAATTTCAGAAAACTTCCAAATGCGGAACACGCACAAAACCATTGCAGAGTCTTTAGTATTGCTTCAGGAAATTTTAAATTTAGCTCATAAAAATAATAAAGAAGTAGTTGCGTATCTTTCCATGGGCTTCGGGAATCCATACGGTGACCCGTGGAATGTGGAAATAGTAGGTGAGTGGACGGAGAAACTTTCTGCAATGGGAGTAAAGATTCTTTCCTTGAGCGATACTGTAGGTTCGTCGACCCCTGATATTATTTCATATTTATTTAGTAACTTGATACCCAAATATCCCCACATAGAGTTTGGTGCGCATTTGCACACCACTCCAAATGCTTGGCACGAAAAAGTAGATGCGGCCTATAAAGCGGGCTGCCGAAGATTCGATGGTGCTATACAAGGTTTTGGAGGTTGCCCAATGGCAAAAGACGAATTAACTGGAAATATGCCCACCGAAAAAATGCTTAGCTATTTTACTGCTGAAAAAATTTCGTGCAACATTAACCCAATGTCTTTTGAAAGCGCGCACAACGAAGCAACAAAAATCTTTACCAAATATCATTAG
- a CDS encoding LysE family translocator, with translation MIETLFSFSIATLALAIFPGPDNIYVLTQSLVNGTKSGIATTAGLISGCIVHTTLLAFGVSAIITASEEIFYGIKVLGACYLLYLAYKVYKSDEHISLTENAPKKSYSELFKTGVIMNLLNPKVMIFFLAFFPGFLWDKDGNTVAQFYILGITFMILSFIIFSIIAMAAGRISGLLLEWKSMGAVLKWLQILVFVGIAVFILLP, from the coding sequence ATGATTGAAACCCTATTTTCTTTTTCAATCGCCACTTTAGCCCTTGCTATTTTTCCGGGACCAGACAATATTTATGTGTTAACGCAATCGTTAGTAAATGGCACTAAAAGTGGAATCGCCACAACGGCGGGACTTATAAGTGGTTGCATTGTCCACACCACACTTTTGGCTTTTGGTGTTTCTGCGATAATTACCGCTTCTGAAGAAATTTTCTACGGAATTAAAGTTTTGGGCGCTTGTTATTTACTTTACTTAGCTTACAAAGTTTATAAAAGTGATGAACACATTTCATTAACTGAAAATGCTCCGAAAAAATCATACTCAGAGCTTTTTAAAACAGGAGTTATAATGAACTTGCTAAATCCAAAAGTGATGATTTTCTTTTTGGCGTTTTTTCCAGGTTTTCTTTGGGATAAGGATGGAAATACTGTTGCCCAATTCTATATTTTGGGAATAACTTTTATGATACTTTCTTTTATAATCTTTAGTATAATTGCAATGGCTGCTGGTAGAATTTCAGGCTTACTTCTGGAATGGAAAAGTATGGGTGCTGTTCTAAAATGGTTGCAGATATTGGTTTTTGTGGGGATTGCGGTCTTTATTTTACTACCCTAA
- a CDS encoding quinone-dependent dihydroorotate dehydrogenase, whose amino-acid sequence MYKTIIRPIFFSFDPEKIHHFTFSMIRFFHKMGFGSIFRSIYKVENSKLEREFFGLKFPNSVGIAAGFDKDAKLYKELSNFGFGFIEIGTVTPKPQAGNEKPRLFRLKEDSAIINRMGFNNGGVEEAVERLKANCHSERSRRVLIGGNIGKNKVTPNEEAVKDYVICFEALFDYVDYFVVNVSSPNTPNLRDLQEKKPLTDLLQTLQNLNNSKEKRKPILLKIAPDLTDEQLLDIIEIVGTTKIDGVIATNTTISREGITSENKKETGGLSGKPLNKRTTEVIRFLSEKSNKAFPIIGVGGIHSAEDALEKLDAGASLVQLYTGFIYEGPGLIKDINKAILKRHRTLRPKT is encoded by the coding sequence ATGTACAAAACCATCATTCGTCCTATCTTTTTCAGTTTTGACCCTGAGAAAATTCATCACTTTACTTTTTCAATGATTCGTTTTTTTCATAAAATGGGTTTCGGAAGTATTTTTCGAAGTATCTACAAAGTGGAAAACTCTAAACTAGAGCGCGAATTTTTTGGATTGAAATTTCCAAATTCAGTGGGGATTGCAGCAGGTTTTGATAAAGATGCGAAGCTTTACAAAGAGCTTTCAAATTTTGGATTTGGCTTCATTGAAATAGGAACCGTTACCCCAAAACCACAAGCTGGTAACGAAAAACCACGATTGTTTCGTTTGAAGGAAGATTCTGCAATTATAAACCGAATGGGTTTTAATAATGGCGGAGTAGAAGAGGCCGTTGAAAGGTTGAAAGCAAATTGTCACTCTGAGCGCAGTCGAAGGGTTTTAATCGGCGGAAACATCGGCAAAAACAAAGTAACTCCAAATGAAGAAGCTGTAAAAGATTATGTAATTTGTTTTGAAGCACTGTTTGATTATGTAGATTATTTTGTGGTTAATGTAAGTTCTCCCAACACACCAAATTTACGTGATTTGCAGGAAAAAAAGCCTTTGACGGATTTATTGCAAACCCTTCAAAATTTAAATAATTCAAAAGAAAAGCGCAAACCAATTCTACTAAAAATTGCTCCAGATTTAACGGATGAACAACTTTTAGATATTATTGAAATCGTTGGCACTACAAAGATTGACGGCGTAATAGCAACCAACACAACTATTTCTCGTGAAGGAATTACTTCTGAAAACAAAAAGGAAACAGGCGGATTAAGTGGAAAACCTTTAAATAAAAGAACCACTGAAGTAATTCGTTTTCTTTCTGAAAAAAGCAACAAAGCGTTTCCAATAATCGGTGTTGGTGGAATCCATTCTGCAGAAGACGCTCTAGAAAAACTGGACGCTGGCGCAAGTTTGGTACAACTTTATACAGGTTTTATTTATGAAGGCCCGGGTTTGATAAAGGATATTAACAAAGCGATATTGAAGAGACATAGGACGTTAAGACCTAAGACATAG
- a CDS encoding nucleotidyltransferase family protein: MCKSLRIKRMYMFGSMAKNTYTNDSDIDLLISFEDNISAEEYSENYFSLHHKLRELLKREIEIVTERSLSNPYFIKKVNNEKLLIYER, translated from the coding sequence ATTTGCAAATCTCTTCGTATAAAGCGAATGTATATGTTTGGCTCTATGGCAAAAAACACATACACTAACGACAGCGACATTGATTTGCTAATCTCTTTTGAAGACAATATTTCCGCAGAGGAGTATTCTGAAAACTATTTTTCATTACACCATAAACTCCGAGAATTGCTTAAAAGAGAAATAGAAATTGTTACTGAAAGAAGCCTTTCTAACCCTTATTTTATCAAAAAAGTCAATAATGAAAAACTATTGATTTATGAAAGATGA
- a CDS encoding HepT-like ribonuclease domain-containing protein, with amino-acid sequence MKDEIKKSLLDIKISIESIFEYIQDVDTLEKYQNNKLIRRAVEREIEIIGEATNRIF; translated from the coding sequence ATGAAAGATGAAATAAAAAAGTCTCTGCTAGATATTAAAATATCCATTGAATCGATTTTTGAATATATTCAAGACGTTGACACATTAGAAAAATATCAGAACAACAAATTAATAAGAAGAGCTGTTGAAAGAGAAATTGAAATTATTGGCGAAGCAACAAATAGAATTTTTTAA
- the pepT gene encoding peptidase T has translation MIEKQHIIDRFKSYVIIDTESDPNSDATPSTEKQWNLANKLAEELKQIGMEDVTLDENAYIMATLPSNVSHPVPVIGFVSHFDTSPDFTGANVKPQIFENYDGKDIVLNKEQNIILSPDYFEDLLLYKGQTIITTDGKTLLGADDKAGITEIVSAMEYLINHPEIKHGKIRVGFTPDEEIGRGAHKFDVKKFGAEWAYTMDGSQVGELEYENFNAAGAVVTVKGKIVHPGSAKGKMINSMYIATDYINSLPRLETPEHTEGREGFFHLHGFKGSVDETKLQYIIRDHDKKHFEARKAMMQRLADDLNEQQEMEVVTVEIKDQYFNMREKIEPVMHIVKIAKQAMEEAGIEAIIKPIRGGTDGSQLSFMGLPCPNIFAGGHNFHGRYEFVPVESMQKAVEVIVNIAKITALDISKFKKEEE, from the coding sequence ATGATTGAAAAACAACACATTATTGACCGCTTTAAAAGTTACGTAATCATAGACACGGAAAGTGACCCAAACAGCGATGCAACACCGAGTACCGAAAAACAATGGAATCTTGCCAATAAACTTGCAGAAGAACTGAAGCAAATTGGAATGGAAGATGTAACCCTTGACGAAAACGCCTATATTATGGCCACTTTGCCTTCCAACGTTTCACATCCTGTTCCTGTAATTGGCTTTGTTTCACATTTTGATACTTCCCCAGATTTTACGGGAGCGAATGTAAAACCACAGATTTTCGAAAATTACGATGGAAAGGATATAGTTCTAAACAAGGAACAGAACATCATTCTTTCGCCAGATTACTTTGAAGATTTGTTGCTTTATAAAGGCCAAACCATAATCACAACCGATGGAAAAACGCTTTTGGGTGCCGATGACAAAGCTGGAATTACTGAAATAGTTTCCGCAATGGAATACCTTATAAATCATCCTGAAATTAAACACGGAAAAATTCGAGTAGGTTTTACACCCGATGAAGAAATTGGGCGTGGTGCGCACAAATTTGATGTAAAGAAATTTGGAGCGGAATGGGCATATACTATGGACGGCAGCCAAGTTGGCGAACTGGAATACGAAAACTTCAACGCAGCGGGCGCAGTCGTTACCGTTAAAGGAAAAATTGTACATCCCGGTTCTGCAAAAGGAAAAATGATTAACAGTATGTATATTGCTACAGACTACATAAATTCATTACCAAGACTTGAAACGCCAGAACATACTGAAGGTCGCGAAGGATTTTTTCACCTACACGGTTTTAAAGGCTCCGTTGATGAAACTAAACTTCAATACATAATCCGCGATCACGATAAAAAGCATTTTGAGGCGCGAAAAGCTATGATGCAAAGATTGGCAGATGATCTTAACGAACAACAAGAAATGGAGGTTGTAACCGTTGAAATAAAAGACCAATATTTCAACATGCGCGAAAAAATTGAACCAGTAATGCATATTGTAAAAATTGCAAAACAAGCAATGGAAGAAGCAGGAATAGAGGCAATCATAAAACCAATTCGAGGTGGAACTGATGGTTCGCAGTTAAGCTTTATGGGACTTCCCTGCCCAAATATTTTTGCAGGAGGCCACAATTTCCATGGAAGATATGAATTTGTTCCGGTTGAAAGTATGCAGAAGGCTGTAGAAGTAATCGTTAATATTGCAAAAATTACTGCTTTGGATATTTCTAAGTTTAAGAAAGAAGAAGAATAA
- the yajC gene encoding preprotein translocase subunit YajC — protein MEQIQSFLPILLLVAVMYLFLIRPQMKKAKQEKQFTAQLKKGDKVITNGGLHGRVLELNDDGTCIIECGAGKIKFERSAISMERTAKLNAPLIEKK, from the coding sequence ATGGAACAAATACAAAGTTTTTTACCTATATTATTACTAGTTGCGGTGATGTATCTATTCTTGATACGTCCGCAAATGAAGAAAGCCAAACAGGAAAAACAGTTTACCGCTCAACTAAAAAAAGGCGATAAAGTGATTACTAATGGCGGATTGCACGGTAGAGTATTGGAGCTTAACGATGATGGTACATGTATTATTGAATGCGGTGCCGGAAAAATAAAGTTTGAAAGATCTGCCATTTCAATGGAAAGAACAGCAAAACTTAATGCTCCTTTAATTGAAAAGAAATAA
- a CDS encoding DUF1573 domain-containing protein, with protein sequence MKKSVLIVAILSVFAFSSCKDNAADKVNEENVATAEARDAESGKFAAITFEESQFDFGTIDQGTNVEHVFKFKNTGDAPLMIVNAKSSCGCTIPEYTKEPVAPGATGDMLVKFNGSGQNQVSKTVTLTTNTKEGTETLTIKAFVTPKAGGAAVQ encoded by the coding sequence ATGAAAAAATCAGTTTTAATAGTAGCAATACTATCTGTTTTTGCCTTTTCTTCTTGTAAAGACAATGCAGCAGACAAAGTAAATGAAGAAAACGTTGCCACTGCGGAAGCACGTGACGCAGAATCCGGAAAATTCGCCGCAATCACTTTTGAAGAAAGTCAGTTCGATTTTGGAACTATCGACCAAGGAACAAATGTTGAGCACGTTTTTAAATTCAAAAACACTGGCGATGCGCCTTTGATGATCGTAAATGCTAAAAGTAGCTGCGGTTGTACTATTCCAGAATACACTAAAGAACCAGTTGCTCCAGGAGCTACAGGTGATATGTTAGTAAAATTCAACGGTAGTGGTCAAAACCAAGTTAGTAAGACTGTTACACTTACAACCAATACAAAAGAAGGTACAGAAACTTTAACTATAAAAGCTTTCGTAACTCCTAAAGCAGGTGGTGCAGCAGTTCAATAA
- the nusB gene encoding transcription antitermination factor NusB gives MLTRRHIRVKVLQSVYAYNQSENPSIDVQEKFLHHSIDQMQDLYLVLIQLLLAIQEQAESFLTKSQKKHLATAIEKNPSRTFIENKLLQVIATNSTFSEIIEKKKLNYWQLDGEYVNIIFNELRKTEWYETYLSKIETTFKEDQDFILKTFKEVIAPNDKLYEYIEDKRLTWVDDFPIVNTAIMKMLGKLSEKNASSLLVPNLYKNDEDREYALQLFRKVILNEDKLNAQIEGKTPNWDQDRIADVDLIILKMGIAEFLYFPSIPVRATINEYLEVSKEYSTPKSSIFVNGILDKIVKEFEEGGKLNKIGRGLQ, from the coding sequence ATGCTTACAAGAAGACATATCCGAGTAAAAGTTTTGCAGTCCGTTTACGCATACAATCAAAGTGAGAACCCAAGTATTGATGTGCAGGAAAAATTTTTGCACCACAGTATTGACCAAATGCAGGATTTGTATTTAGTACTAATACAGTTGCTTTTAGCTATACAAGAACAAGCGGAGAGTTTTCTTACAAAGTCCCAAAAGAAGCATTTAGCCACGGCCATTGAAAAAAATCCATCACGTACTTTTATTGAAAACAAGTTACTTCAAGTAATAGCTACTAATTCCACTTTTTCTGAAATTATAGAAAAGAAAAAACTCAATTACTGGCAGTTGGATGGCGAATATGTTAACATCATTTTCAACGAATTACGCAAAACGGAATGGTACGAAACCTATCTTTCAAAAATAGAAACGACTTTTAAAGAAGATCAAGATTTTATTCTGAAAACCTTCAAAGAAGTTATTGCTCCCAATGACAAACTCTATGAATACATTGAAGACAAACGCCTAACGTGGGTTGATGATTTTCCGATAGTGAATACCGCTATTATGAAAATGCTGGGAAAACTTTCAGAAAAAAATGCATCTTCACTTTTGGTTCCTAATCTTTATAAAAATGATGAAGATCGCGAATATGCGCTTCAACTTTTTAGAAAGGTTATTCTGAATGAAGATAAACTAAACGCACAAATAGAAGGAAAAACTCCAAACTGGGATCAAGATCGTATTGCCGATGTAGATTTAATAATCCTAAAGATGGGAATTGCCGAGTTTTTATATTTTCCATCAATACCAGTTCGCGCAACTATTAATGAATATTTGGAAGTTTCCAAAGAATATTCAACCCCTAAAAGTAGCATTTTCGTTAATGGTATTTTAGATAAAATTGTCAAAGAATTTGAAGAAGGAGGCAAGCTTAATAAAATTGGACGAGGACTTCAATAG